The Cherax quadricarinatus isolate ZL_2023a chromosome 35, ASM3850222v1, whole genome shotgun sequence genomic sequence cctatcattttctttgcacgtgcgatcgtggcactgttgtgatccttgaaagtgagatcctcagacattactactcccaggtcccttacattatttttccgctctattgtatggccggagtcagtagtatactctgttctagttattatctcctccagttttccataacggagtagttggaatttgtcctcattgaacatcatattgtttaccgttgcccactggaaaactttgtttatatcttcttggaggttaaccgcgtcctcagcagatgacagcctcatgcagatcctagtatcatccgcaaaggatgatacggtgctgtggtgtatatctctgtttatgtctgatatgaggataaggaataagatgggggcgagtactgtgccttgtggaacagagctcttcactatggcagcctccgatttaactctgttgaccactactctttgtgttcgatttgttaggaagttgaagatccatctccccactttcccagttattcctttagcacgtattttatgggctattacgccatgatcgcatttgtcaaatgcttttgcaaagtctgtgtatattacatctgcattctgattttcttccagtgcatccaaggccatgtcatagtgatccagtagttgtgagaggcaggagcgacctgccctgaacccatgttgccctggattgtgcagattttgggaatccaggtgatttgcaatcctgcttcttagcactctttcaaagatttttatgatgtgggatgtcagagctattggtctatagttcttagctaatgctttgctgccacctttatggagtggggctatatccgttgttttaagtgactgtggaatttcacccatgtccaagctcctcctccatagtgtacttagggcacgcgagaggggtttcttgcagttcttaatgaaaacagagttccacgagtctgggcccggggctgagtgcataggcatgttgtcaatggctttttcgaaatctatcggagttagggtaatgtcggaaatctggcatacatttatggagttttgaggctcattcatgaagaaatcatttgggtcgtcgatcctcagaccgattagtggttcactaaacacagagtcgtactggaatttcaatatttcactcatttccttgttgtcgtctgtgtaagtcccatcctgtctgagtaagggcccgatactagatgtggtatttgccttgtttttggcatatgaaaagaaatattttgaatttctttcaatttcactaatagctttaagctcctcctgcctctcctggttcctgtaagagtcatttagcttaagttcgatagtttccacttccctggtcagcgccctGGTCAGGGTGGTTGTATAACTAAGAAAGggttgggctttgaaatgagctgaaatAGAATTACAGTTGTTTGCCTGTAAATTCAATGGTTGAAAAATAATAAAACGTATATTTTTCTAATAAGTAAAATGTTCGACCACTCAAAGTTTTCAACCGACTTAAAATTACGGGAAACTGAAGTAAtgcaaaatataataaaaataaaaaactcGAATGGCACAGAGACTAATAGAAAGATAgaggctactactactactactactactactgctactactactactactacttctactactactactactactactactactactactactactactactgctactactactacttctactacttctactactactactactactactactgctactactactactactactactactgctactgctactactactactactactactactacttctactactactactactactacttctactacaactactactactgctactactactactactactactactactactaataataataataataataataataataaatgtttattTCAATTAATTCTACCACAAAGACACAACAAATCGAAGACCTAATATCCATAGTTTTTTCCGGTATGACTGAATATAACGTTAAACTGAAGATACACTGGACAAGATACTTTTTTCCCCTCCGGCAGAAAACAGTGCCCTGATGGTCTTACTGAGACGAGGAGCATCTCTGTTACTCCCTGCTAGAGGTGTGGTGATGTTTAAGCTGTAGCGTTGTCCTTATGACTGAGACGCGGTTCTTGCTATCGGCAAATATTCCTAAAACAGGGATTTTGATCAAGCTCGCACCATATATACAGtgaaagacatacacatctcagtgtatctacaATGAGAGACGTGCAACTTTTGGTGTATTTAAGCTGTGGTTAAGTACGGAGGACTGGGCAGATCGGGCAGCACACCCTCGTGTAATCGTCGCAGTTGGTCAGAATGCCAGGGCAAGATGCCCACTGAATGGAACGAAGACATATATTCACCTCATGCTTGTATTATGACAACGTTGACAACTCTGTCTAGTTTCATCAAGTGCAGAGCTCTCTGtaaaactttatcaagtcacaatgaACACTTAATAGACCAGAGAATGCCCTGGACCGCTTAAAGTATGCCATCTGGCTGATGTAATTCCTCCTGCAGTAATgatcatgataaagctctacacttgCAATACTACTATATAAAACTTTGCACTTAGaaaaagctctacatagagcttaTAACTTAATATAGTTATACACTGAGCGAAAACGCTGTTAAAATAAAAGCTAACTTTGCATATACATCTATGTCCTCGATTCTATCCTAGTAGATCAGGATACTTGTTTTTGTATTGAATAGCTCATCATCAAGGCCGAGTTATACTAAGTTACgcttgtcaggaaataggacaactgtttcctgacgtgggtcttaatcatatgacgacccgcagctggagctatTGGTTATCTGACCAAGGCTTTCTGCTGGCTTACttatccacccctttaaaaattattagaTGGGTTCACCAGAACAAGTTTATTGCTTTACAGCGAACTGAGAACACTGAAATCGCGAGCCCTGGAAGCTGTagattattcttcttcttcttgggaATCAAACAGATTAGAAAATCATGCATTTCAATGAGTTTAAGTAAGCCACACAAGGGCTTAGAATTTTCTTTTCATTGCAATAGTTACGTTGCACAGGAAACTTTTTATTAAATCTGGATTCATTAGTAGAATTCAGAGTAATACAAAAACAGTGGAACGCTTACCCTTCTCACTGACATGCTGAATGTTCCCAAGAAGAATGGAACGTACTTTATTAATTACTAAGGGGACAAATATATGTTAAAAATTAGCGACTTATGACTACACGTGAAGACAGAAGTTAGGCTATTCAATCTTAGTACTGAAGTCCTGTAAAGTGTGGATAGCTCAGAGGTCCAGCGAGCTCTCTTGTAGTTATTGTTATTTATCTTTTTCTTACAGGATGaaattgctggtgctggtgttgtgctgTGGGCTTTTGACCACGGTCCAGGGTGAGTACACGAATCTCATGATGGGTACACGAGTCTCTGGGTTTCAGGTTGAGTACACGACTCTCTGGGTCTCAGGGTGAGTACACGACTCTCTGGGTCTCAGGGTGAGTACACGACTCTCTGGGTCTCAGGGTGAGTACACAACGATCTGGGTCTCAGAGTGAGTACACGAGTCTTTGGGTCTCAGTGTGAGTACATGAGTCTCAGGATGAGTACATGGGTCTCTGGGTGTTGATGGGTTGCTCAACAATTTCTGCTACCTCCCTTCTACAGTAACTCAATTCGTTCTGCTACTTTCCTACTCCAGGAGTTCAACACATTCAACTTGTCTGTCTTCCTGGTAGCCGTGAATGAGGATGACGCTCGTCTCATCGCCAAGAGGACGACGAAGACATGGTACCagttaaccaccaccaccactgtggtgccCCTCACTTGCGCCCTCTTCACCAGCACCAACCCCTGCCGCAGAAGGCGGCTCCGAAGGTTCAACGCCGTAAAACCCTTGGGAAAGTCTTTGGATGGGTGAGTGACTCAAAGCTCTGGTGATTCTCCATCAGAACACATCTCTCTGCTGATCACAATTAACCTCAAATTGTACCTGAAAATTAGACAATCTTTCGTTGTCACGGACTATTATCAAGTCTTGAATAAGGAAGAAAAAGTCGCAATCAGAGTTTAGCGGTTGTGAATTTTTGCATTCACTACAATGTTGCTTTTATTATATCCTTCTGATGAATTCTTTGTCTCTTCCTTCTTAGCCACTCTTCCCTGTATCTGGGCTTTAATTTTTCCTATATCTCGTTCAGAATAAGGAAGCCTCACTAAACCGAAAAGTATCATGGCCACCACCACTAGGTACCacctccctgggaggtactatcgtTTTGAGTGAAAACTGAAAGCCTATTGAAGATTTTGTACTCTGGCATGACTAGTAGTCTTCCCTTTCCATCCCATGAACACTTAAGATGGCAAGCAAATCTTGCAAATATTTATTTACGTCAAAGATTCACTAACTTTTCTTCTTATGTTTGTAGTATTTGTTTTCCGGTAAAGAAGCCCTGGGCTGTAACTGGGCTGCTGGTAGGCTGTACGATGCTCCATAGAATAACTAAATGATAAATGACTTCAGCAGGTTTTTATCTGTGTTATTACAGTTCGGCTGAGTT encodes the following:
- the LOC128694996 gene encoding uncharacterized protein, with protein sequence MKLLVLVLCCGLLTTVQAVNEDDARLIAKRTTKTWYQLTTTTTVVPLTCALFTSTNPCRRRRLRRFNAVKPLGKSLDGSAELTGTLSEGKSIGELEEGGDSSGRGLAITFVTTTTSTYTVTSQSINSSTTFSLSFYCSAANAVIPPACG